The Pieris brassicae chromosome 6, ilPieBrab1.1, whole genome shotgun sequence genome window below encodes:
- the LOC123711230 gene encoding zinc finger protein Elbow, translated as MLTSSNQYLRPDYLSPLPTTLDAKKSPLALLAQTCSAIGADSPNPKLISAAEKASKKYDEKSVHVDNKPSFKPYESCLTREKTRTPEDRASANQQSKTPSSKGSASTTPVQARCNSNQSSSSLRTSPPSHRKTPSEKSEERSSPMSSPAAQVKSNSDSTNSSSKLPYSSSLTSSTETKEHSSFKPSVPVSSSPFLGGLPPSGFPLSMDLMTSSLMAAQHHALKNGLNPYLAYARMKQPGSDLGICRDPYCTGCSLSSHLLKSAVCPAGCTQCDHAKMPFSLPSGHPAAAAYAHAQLAALAAASQLPFVCSWMAGDTAYCGKRFATSDELLQHLRSHTASGESSPSLSMLSATHPLLQRTYPTPPLSPLTPRFHPYSKPSHLVSSPPLPFPLPPHPSLAAYFPSYPLFGPRPLHP; from the exons ATGCTCACTTCAAGCAATCAGTATTTGAGACCTGATTATTTGTCGCCGCTGCCAACAACG CTCGACGCGAAAAAGAGCCCGCTAGCACTATTGGCGCAAACCTGCAGCGCTATCGGCGCTGACTCGCCGAACCCGAAACTCATCTCTGCGGCTGAAAAAGCGAGCAAGAAATACGATGAAAAATCGGTACATGTAGATAACAAACCTAGTTTCAAGCCTTACGAATCGTGCCTGACGAGAGAAAAGACTCGGACACCTGAGGACAGAGCTTCTGCTAACCAACAATCAAAGACACCATCTTCGAAGGGAAGCGCATCGACTACCCCAGTTCAAGCTCGATGCAATAGCAACCAAAGCTCATCGTCTCTAAGAACATCACCCCCTTCGCATCGTAAAACACCATCAGAGAAATCTGAAGAAAGGTCGAGTCCTATGTCTTCACCGGCAGCTCAGGTGAAGTCAAATTCTGACTCAACAAACTCATCGTCCAAGTTACCATACTCTAGTAGTCTAACGTCCAGTACAGAAACCAAAGAACACTCAAGTTTCAAACCGAGTGTACCTGTTTCTTCATCGCCATTTCTAGGAGGATTACCTCCTTCAGGCTTTCCTCTGTCCATGGATCTAATGACTAGTAGTCTCATGGCTGCCCAGCACCATGCCTTAAAAAATGGTCTGAACCCGTACTTAGCTTACGCAAGAATGAAACAACCCGGAAGTGATTTAGGAATATGTAGAGACCCGTACTGCACTGGCTGTTCCTTAAGTTCGCATTTGCTCAAATCGGCGGTGTGCCCGGCAGGCTGTACGCAGTGTGACCACGCTAAAATGCCATTTTCTTTACCATCTGGTCACCCCGCGGCGGCAGCATATGCCCACGCCCAGCTAGCGGCACTGGCAGCTGCCTCCCAACTTCCTTTTGTATGTAGCTGGATGGCTGGAGACACGGCTTATTGCGGAAAACGATTCGCGACATCAGACGAGCTGTTACAGCACTTGCGGTCCCACACGGCGAGCGGCGAATCGAGTCCTAGTCTATCTATGTTGAGTGCGACACATCCGCTTCTCCAGCGAACATATCCAACCCCTCCCTTATCGCCATTAACGCCAAGGTTCCATCCATACAGCAAGCCGTCTCACCTCGTCTCGTCACCGCCCTTACCTTTCCCGCTGCCGCCTCATCCTTCACTGGCTGCATATTTTCCATCTTACCCATTATTTGGACCGAGGCCGCTGCATCCTTGA